GGCTTTGATGCCGCCTTCGAGGATAATCGTCTGGGAGATGCCTGCGGATTGTAGTTTTTCTGCGGCTTGGCGGGCGCGGTTGCCGGATCCGCAGATTAGGACGCAGGGGGAGTCTTGGCGGATGAGGGAGCGGATTTTTTCTGGTTGTAGGGTGTGGAGAGGAATGTTGATGGAGCTGGGGATGTGTTTTTCTTGGAATTCGGCAGGGGTGCGGACGTCGATGAGGAGGCAGTTGGGGGAGAGAGAGGAAAGTTCGGAAGGGGTAATGGTTTTCATGTTTTTAGAATGTGCGGTCGCGGGTGCTTGGCAAGTCTGATGGGGGTGGCGGGAGAAATTGAGTTGGCGGGGTGGAAGATGCATATTAAAATTTTGTGTATGCCTATGAAAACCTATGCAAAGAGTGATGTGCTAGTTGAAACGTCGTGGTTGGCCGAAAATTTGAATGCGCCGGGGTTGAGGATTGTGGAGAGTAATGAGGATGTGTTGTTATATGACACAGGACATATTCCCGGGGCTGTGCATATAGATTGGAGGCGAGATTTGCAGGATCCGATTGTGCGTGACTACATCACGCCGGAGGCGTTTGCGGCGTTGTGTTCACGAAATGGGATCACACCGGAGACAACGTGTGTGTTTTACGGGGATAAATCGAATTGGTGGGCGTGTTATGCGTTGTGGGCTTTTCAGCTATTTGGGCACGAGCGGGTGAAGATTTTGAATGGGGGGCGGGATAAGTGGATTCGAGAGGGGCGACCGTTGACGCGAGAGAAGACGGTGGTGCAGCCGACGTCGTATCCCGTTCCCAAAGAACGCCGAGATCGGGAGATCCGGGCGTTTTTTGAGGATACATTGGCGCATAGTCAGGCGAAGAAACCGCTGATTGATGTGCGTTCGCCGCAGGAGTATTCTGGGGAATTGACGCATATGCCTGAATATCCGCAGGAGGGAGTGCTACGGGGGGGCCATATTCCTGGGGCAAAGAATGTGCCGTGGAAGACGGCGGTCAGGGAGGATGGGACGTTTAAGGGTGTGGAGGAATTGGAGAAAATCTATGTGGAGGGATGTGGATTGAAGCCTGGGGATGATGTGATCGCGTATTGTCGAATCGGGGAGCGATCGAGCCATACGTGGTTTGTGTTGAAGTATCTCTTGGGCTTTGAGAAGGTGCGTAACTATGACGGGTCGTGGACGGAATGGGGAAACCGTGTGCGGGCGCCTATAGAGCGATGAATGGGGAGGATGGTGGCAGGGATGGCAGGCCCGTTGTTGATGGGGTGATGGAGCGTGGGCTCGGAGAGATTTGAACTCTCATGGGTTGCCCCACTGGATCCTAAGTCCAGCGCGTCTGCCGTTTCGCCACGAGCCCTTGTTTTGAAATATTCAACACGGCTGACAGGAACGCGTCAAGCTGACCTTGCTTAGGGCTTGGACACTCGGCATGATGCGGGGCGCTATGAGCGATGAGGGGAAGAACGGGAAGTTGTATGTGGTGGCGACGCCGATAGGGAATCTAGAGGATATCACGCTTAGAGCTTTGCGAGTGCTCAGGGAGGTGGATTGTGTAGCGGCGGAGGATACGCGGCATTCGCGGCGTTTGTTGGAGCATTTTGGGATTGAGAAAGAGATGGTGAGCTATCATGAGTTTAATGAGGCAAAGCGGACTGAGGAGTTTTTGGTT
This genomic stretch from Candidatus Methylacidiphilales bacterium harbors:
- a CDS encoding sulfurtransferase, giving the protein MKTYAKSDVLVETSWLAENLNAPGLRIVESNEDVLLYDTGHIPGAVHIDWRRDLQDPIVRDYITPEAFAALCSRNGITPETTCVFYGDKSNWWACYALWAFQLFGHERVKILNGGRDKWIREGRPLTREKTVVQPTSYPVPKERRDREIRAFFEDTLAHSQAKKPLIDVRSPQEYSGELTHMPEYPQEGVLRGGHIPGAKNVPWKTAVREDGTFKGVEELEKIYVEGCGLKPGDDVIAYCRIGERSSHTWFVLKYLLGFEKVRNYDGSWTEWGNRVRAPIER
- a CDS encoding rhodanese-like domain-containing protein, whose amino-acid sequence is MHLPPRQLNFSRHPHQTCQAPATAHSKNMKTITPSELSSLSPNCLLIDVRTPAEFQEKHIPSSINIPLHTLQPEKIRSLIRQDSPCVLICGSGNRARQAAEKLQSAGISQTIILEGGIKA